The Neurospora crassa OR74A linkage group V, whole genome shotgun sequence sequence TTCGGGGCGAGGGAGGGACAACGGAACGGGACCGAGACGGGGGCTCTGACGGGATATGCGGTGGTCGTCGCGGGCGCCGGTCCTCCCAGTCAAGTCGCAACGATTCGGCCGACGAGGGGACTGGACGGAGTCTGGAGAAAAAAGATCTGGAGTGCGGGCAACGTGCACGTACAGTGCGCTGCAGCCATCGAGTACCCGTTTCTGGCGAGCTTTCTCGCGGGGCACGCCCGCTACTCTGCAACCCCCACTATAAGTACTTCCAATGAGCGCACTGTGCTGCCGGCCCCGGGGTCCACGAAATTTTGGCCGCAGTTCGAGTCCGGGCAGGTGGGCTGCAGCATGGAACGAATTGAAGGACCAACGAACCCTCCGTCCCGTCCCTGTCCCGTCCTTGACCCCGTCCTCCCCGTCGACGAAACCTTGAGTGCAGCTCCTCTCGATTGAGAGCGATCCCGCACTTCCAATACTCTCCCCTCCGGCCCGCCTGCACACATTCCCACCCGCCATGTCGACGTGTCAGCAGGTCGCGCGGCCACTCGTCCGCTGTCTCCGGCAAACCGGCCCCGGCGCTGCGACATGTTCGACCCGGTCCGTCGCCGTTGCCGCCGTTAGGCCCTTCTCCTCGACCCCGATGCGCAAAGAGGAgggcgccaccaccaccaccaccacctctccTGTCGACtccaccacaacaccaccaccccttcCTTCGGCAACCGAGGCTAAGGCGACAGTAGCAGACACAGTAGTCGGAGGTCCAGAGCTTGGGTCGCGAAGGAGAAGGGCCGCCCTGGCCACCACCGGCAACCTCCCCTTCGAGCAGCTGCCGTACCAGTGTTTCCAGGATGCGCGCAAGATCCTGCAGCAGGACCGCGCGGCCAAAATCGCCCAGATTGTCAAGGAGACGGAGAAGATCAAGCTGATCGAGGCGCGGGATGCCAGCGAGTTCGAGGGCGGCGAGGCCGCCAAGCAGACACGGATCAAGAGCTTGAGGAAGTATATTGAGGAGCTCAAGATTCTGGCCGACATCAACGACCCCGAAGTGAAGAGGCGTTTCGAGGATGGCAGAGGTTTgtattttcctttccttttcttatGACGTTTACTCCGCTTCGCAAGTCTCAGTCTAACGAACACGTTTCTCTGCCTCCAGGTGACATGACCAAGCCCGTCTACCGTTTCATGGCCGAGCGCCGCTGGCGTTCCATGGACTACAAAATCATTGCGCAGCGTATCTCGCAGTTCCACGTCGTTCCCGACCTTCTGCCCGCCTTCGACCCGACCATGGACGTCAAGCTTTCCTTCCGTGGCTACCAGGTTTCCCCGGGAGCCATCCTCGACTCGCGCGTGACCGAGGTTGCACCCACACTTCGCATGCAAGTCTTCGACAAGGGCGAGCGCCTCCTCactgtcgtcgtcatcgactCGGACGTTCCCGACGTCACGCACGACAACTTCAAGCGTCGCTGCCACTTCCTGGCGGCCAACATCCCATGGGACCCGTCGAAGACGGTTCTCTCCCTGCGCAGCGTCGGCGACCGCGTCGAGGGCGACGTCGGCAAGCCCTGGCTTCCCCCCTTCGCGCAAAAGGGTTCGCCCTACCACCGCCTCAACGTCTTCGTGCTTGAGCAAAAGCCCGGTGCCAAGATCGACGGCGAGGCCCTGAAAAAGCATTTGGAGAACCGCGAGAATTTCTCGCTCAAGGGCTTCCGCGAAAAATTCGACCTCGAGCCTGTCGGCTTCAACCTGTTCCGCTCCGAGTGGGACGAGGGCACGGCCGAGGTCATGGAGAGGCACGGCATTCCCGGCGCTGAGGTTGAATTCAAGCGCCAGAAGTTTGCTTCGCTCAAGCCGCCCCGCAAGGCCAGGGGTTGGGAAGCCAAGAGGCAGAAGCCCAAGTACAAGAGCTTGTGGAAGTACGTCAAGCGCATTGCGTAAAAAGCGGGCGTCTGGGTTGG is a genomic window containing:
- a CDS encoding mitochondrial large ribosomal subunit YmL35, yielding MSTCQQVARPLVRCLRQTGPGAATCSTRSVAVAAVRPFSSTPMRKEEGATTTTTTSPVDSTTTPPPLPSATEAKATVADTVVGGPELGSRRRRAALATTGNLPFEQLPYQCFQDARKILQQDRAAKIAQIVKETEKIKLIEARDASEFEGGEAAKQTRIKSLRKYIEELKILADINDPEVKRRFEDGRGDMTKPVYRFMAERRWRSMDYKIIAQRISQFHVVPDLLPAFDPTMDVKLSFRGYQVSPGAILDSRVTEVAPTLRMQVFDKGERLLTVVVIDSDVPDVTHDNFKRRCHFLAANIPWDPSKTVLSLRSVGDRVEGDVGKPWLPPFAQKGSPYHRLNVFVLEQKPGAKIDGEALKKHLENRENFSLKGFREKFDLEPVGFNLFRSEWDEGTAEVMERHGIPGAEVEFKRQKFASLKPPRKARGWEAKRQKPKYKSLWKYVKRIA